One part of the Thermococcus litoralis DSM 5473 genome encodes these proteins:
- the acs gene encoding acetate--CoA ligase alpha subunit produces MLDYFFTPRSVAVLGASNDPLKLGYEVFKNLKEYKGKVYPVNIKDEVVQGVKAYKNVKDIPDEVDLAVIVVPKRFVKQSLIDCGEKGVKGVIIITAGFGEMGEEGKKEERELVEIAHKYGMRIIGPNCVGVMDTHSNLNATFIMNAKKGSVAFISQSGALGAGIVYKTIKEDIGFSKFISVGNMSDVDFADLMEYLAEDENSKAIALYIEGIKDGRRFMEVAKRVSKKKPIIALKAGKSESGARAASSHTGSLAGSYAIYEAAFKQSGILVANTIDEMLSMARAFTQPLPKGKRVAIMTNAGGPGVLTADEIDKRGLKLANLEEETMQKLRSFLPPMAAVKNPVDMIASARGEEYYKTAKLLLEDENVDMLIAICVVPTFAGMTPTEHAEGVIRAVKEVTNGKPVLALFMAGYVSEKAKELLEKEEIPTYERPEDVGVAAYALAEFAKSKGVVKE; encoded by the coding sequence ATGCTTGATTATTTCTTCACCCCAAGGAGCGTTGCGGTGCTGGGAGCATCTAATGACCCTCTGAAACTCGGTTATGAGGTCTTCAAAAACCTTAAAGAGTACAAAGGGAAGGTTTATCCAGTAAATATAAAAGACGAAGTCGTTCAAGGAGTTAAAGCATACAAGAACGTCAAGGACATTCCAGATGAGGTCGACCTGGCTGTCATAGTCGTACCCAAAAGATTTGTCAAACAATCACTCATCGATTGCGGAGAAAAAGGCGTAAAAGGCGTCATAATAATAACAGCAGGATTCGGCGAAATGGGTGAAGAGGGAAAGAAAGAAGAGAGAGAACTCGTTGAAATAGCCCATAAATATGGAATGAGAATCATAGGGCCTAACTGTGTAGGAGTAATGGACACTCACAGCAATCTCAATGCAACGTTTATCATGAATGCCAAGAAAGGCAGCGTTGCTTTCATATCCCAAAGCGGAGCCTTAGGAGCTGGAATAGTTTACAAGACTATCAAAGAGGACATCGGCTTTTCCAAGTTCATAAGCGTCGGGAATATGAGTGACGTGGACTTTGCAGACCTTATGGAGTATTTGGCTGAGGATGAAAACAGCAAAGCCATCGCCCTTTATATAGAGGGTATAAAAGACGGAAGGAGATTCATGGAAGTTGCGAAAAGAGTCAGCAAGAAGAAGCCAATAATAGCCCTAAAAGCCGGAAAGAGCGAAAGTGGTGCAAGGGCTGCCTCATCCCATACGGGTTCTTTGGCCGGAAGTTACGCTATTTATGAAGCTGCATTCAAGCAAAGCGGAATTTTAGTTGCAAACACTATAGACGAAATGTTGAGCATGGCAAGGGCTTTCACCCAACCACTGCCAAAAGGAAAGAGAGTCGCAATAATGACCAACGCAGGTGGTCCAGGGGTTTTAACGGCAGATGAAATAGACAAGAGAGGATTAAAGTTAGCTAACTTGGAAGAGGAGACAATGCAAAAGCTCCGCTCATTCTTGCCCCCAATGGCGGCAGTTAAAAACCCAGTTGACATGATAGCCTCAGCCAGGGGAGAAGAGTACTACAAGACAGCAAAGCTCCTTTTAGAGGATGAAAACGTTGATATGCTCATCGCTATTTGTGTTGTGCCAACTTTTGCGGGGATGACTCCAACAGAGCATGCGGAGGGAGTCATAAGGGCGGTAAAAGAGGTTACCAATGGAAAACCGGTTTTGGCATTGTTCATGGCTGGATACGTTAGCGAGAAAGCCAAGGAACTTCTTGAAAAGGAAGAGATTCCAACTTATGAACGACCCGAAGACGTTGGGGTAGCTGCTTACGCTCTGGCGGAGTTTGCCAAGTCAAAGGGTGTTGTTAAAGAATGA
- the iorA gene encoding indolepyruvate ferredoxin oxidoreductase subunit alpha, with the protein MAKVSDIVLWDKPGERVLLLGNQAIARGALEANIAVYAAYPGTPSSELTDTMAVVSKKAGVYMEYSTNEKVAFETALAAAWSGLRAMTAMKHVGLNVAADTFMSAVGMGVEGGFVIMVADDPSMWSSQNEQDTRIYAKFANVPVLEPSDPHEAKEMTKYAFELSEKFKHFVILRTTTRTSHARGDVVLGELPEEIKQGKRKFGKFKKDPNRFVDVPANARKFHPIILEKIEKIREELNNCPFNWIEGDENAKVGIIAPGLSYAYVKEALAWLGVDDVKILKLGTPFPVPYGLLEKFFEGLEKVLIVEELEPVVEEQVKTWAYDKGLTIPIHGKDLVPRVYEMTTRRAVTAIAKFLGVDTPINFEELDAKYEKVKPLLPPRPPSLCPACPHRNSFYAIKKATRARAIYPSDIGCYTLGLLPPLQTVDTTVAMGASIGIAHGLSIAQNGSLSEEQRNPEKQVIVATIGDSTFYHTGLPALANAIYNRSNVLIVVLDNLVTAMTGDQPNPSTGQTPHGMGKRIPIEDVAKAMGADFVAVVDPYDIKTTYETIKKALEVEGVSVVVSRQVCALYKVGQMRRRGEKWPIYQVNEEKCTGCRVCINAYGCPAIYWDEEKRQARVEPTMCWGCGGCAQVCPFGAFEPVKEGAE; encoded by the coding sequence ATGGCTAAAGTTAGTGATATTGTTTTATGGGACAAACCCGGAGAAAGGGTTTTGCTTTTAGGAAACCAGGCAATAGCTAGGGGAGCACTTGAGGCAAACATAGCGGTTTATGCCGCTTATCCTGGAACTCCAAGCTCTGAGCTCACCGATACAATGGCTGTTGTAAGCAAAAAAGCTGGAGTCTACATGGAGTATTCCACAAACGAAAAGGTAGCTTTTGAGACCGCTTTAGCCGCAGCTTGGAGTGGCCTTAGAGCAATGACCGCAATGAAGCACGTTGGTTTGAACGTTGCTGCCGATACTTTCATGAGTGCTGTTGGAATGGGAGTAGAGGGTGGATTCGTCATAATGGTGGCAGACGACCCAAGCATGTGGTCTTCACAGAATGAACAAGATACTAGGATTTATGCAAAGTTTGCAAATGTTCCAGTCCTTGAGCCAAGCGATCCCCATGAGGCAAAGGAGATGACAAAGTATGCCTTTGAGCTTAGTGAGAAGTTTAAGCACTTTGTGATTTTAAGGACAACGACGAGGACTTCCCACGCGAGAGGAGATGTAGTACTAGGAGAACTGCCAGAGGAAATAAAGCAAGGAAAGAGAAAGTTTGGAAAGTTTAAAAAAGATCCAAACAGGTTTGTCGACGTCCCAGCTAACGCAAGAAAATTCCACCCAATAATCCTTGAGAAGATTGAGAAAATAAGAGAGGAACTCAACAACTGTCCATTCAATTGGATAGAAGGCGACGAGAACGCCAAGGTCGGTATAATCGCTCCGGGTTTGAGCTACGCCTATGTGAAAGAAGCTCTCGCCTGGCTTGGCGTTGACGATGTCAAGATTCTCAAACTTGGAACACCGTTCCCTGTTCCCTATGGTTTGTTAGAGAAGTTCTTTGAGGGACTTGAGAAGGTTCTTATCGTAGAGGAGCTCGAGCCGGTTGTTGAGGAGCAGGTAAAAACGTGGGCTTACGACAAAGGGCTTACTATCCCAATCCACGGCAAAGATCTCGTGCCCAGAGTTTACGAGATGACAACAAGGAGGGCAGTAACTGCTATAGCAAAGTTCCTTGGAGTTGACACGCCAATAAACTTTGAAGAGCTTGACGCAAAGTACGAAAAGGTTAAGCCACTCTTACCCCCAAGACCCCCATCATTATGCCCAGCCTGCCCGCACAGAAACAGCTTCTACGCAATAAAGAAAGCCACAAGGGCTAGGGCAATCTACCCGAGCGATATAGGATGTTATACCCTAGGATTGCTTCCGCCTCTCCAAACGGTTGATACAACGGTTGCAATGGGTGCTTCAATTGGAATTGCCCATGGATTGAGCATAGCCCAAAACGGAAGCCTAAGTGAAGAACAGAGAAATCCAGAGAAGCAGGTAATAGTTGCCACAATTGGTGATTCAACGTTCTACCACACTGGATTACCGGCTTTGGCAAACGCAATCTACAACCGCTCAAACGTGCTGATAGTGGTTTTGGATAACCTCGTCACTGCAATGACCGGTGATCAGCCAAATCCAAGCACCGGACAGACCCCGCATGGTATGGGCAAGAGGATACCCATTGAGGATGTTGCAAAAGCCATGGGAGCCGACTTTGTAGCAGTGGTTGACCCATATGACATAAAGACAACCTATGAAACCATAAAGAAAGCCTTAGAGGTTGAAGGAGTTAGCGTTGTGGTATCAAGACAAGTCTGTGCTCTCTACAAAGTGGGACAAATGAGAAGAAGAGGCGAAAAGTGGCCAATCTACCAAGTCAATGAGGAGAAGTGTACAGGATGTAGGGTATGTATCAACGCCTACGGCTGTCCAGCGATTTACTGGGACGAGGAGAAGAGACAGGCAAGAGTTGAGCCAACAATGTGCTGGGGATGTGGAGGTTGTGCCCAAGTATGTCCATTCGGAGCTTTTGAGCCTGTAAAGGAGGGAGCAGAATGA
- a CDS encoding indolepyruvate oxidoreductase subunit beta: MREYNIVITGVGGQGVLTAANILGWAALRAGYKVRLGEVHGMSQRFGSVISYVRFGEDVYGSMVPEGKADVMLSFEPVEALRYINYLKEGGMVVVNTKPIVPVQVSMGMAKYPSLDEIRKVFEEDFKAKWIGFNAEELAEKAGHVVTTNTVLIGALTQIPEFPLDAEHVREVIKISVPPKAVEMNMKAFDLGIKAAKEILGL; this comes from the coding sequence ATGAGGGAGTATAACATAGTTATCACTGGAGTAGGAGGTCAGGGAGTTTTAACGGCCGCAAACATTCTTGGCTGGGCTGCCTTAAGAGCGGGATACAAGGTAAGATTAGGTGAAGTCCACGGAATGAGCCAGAGGTTTGGGTCAGTTATAAGCTATGTGCGCTTTGGCGAAGACGTTTACGGCTCAATGGTGCCAGAGGGAAAAGCAGATGTTATGCTTTCCTTCGAGCCTGTCGAGGCCTTAAGATACATTAACTACCTCAAAGAGGGTGGAATGGTAGTTGTTAACACAAAGCCAATAGTTCCAGTGCAGGTTTCGATGGGAATGGCAAAGTACCCGAGCTTGGACGAGATAAGGAAAGTCTTCGAAGAGGACTTCAAGGCAAAATGGATTGGCTTTAATGCTGAAGAGCTTGCGGAAAAAGCAGGGCACGTTGTTACAACCAACACAGTTCTAATTGGAGCTTTAACACAAATTCCAGAGTTCCCACTCGATGCAGAACACGTTAGAGAGGTCATAAAAATAAGCGTTCCTCCAAAAGCCGTGGAAATGAACATGAAAGCCTTTGACCTTGGAATAAAGGCTGCAAAAGAGATTTTAGGGCTCTAA
- a CDS encoding TATA-box-binding protein: MVDMSNVELRIENIVASVDLFASLDLEKVIEICPHSKYNPEEFPGIICRFDEPKVALLVFSSGKLVVTGAKSVEDIQAAVSKLVEMLSKIGTKFTRAPEIDIQNMVFSGDLKMEFNLDAVALVLPNCEYEPEQFPGVIYRVKDPKAVILLFSSGKIVCSGAKSEHDAWEAVKKLLHELEKYGLIEEEA; the protein is encoded by the coding sequence TTGGTTGATATGAGCAATGTTGAACTTAGGATAGAGAACATAGTAGCCTCTGTGGATCTTTTTGCTTCTCTTGATCTTGAAAAAGTGATAGAAATCTGTCCTCACTCAAAGTATAACCCGGAGGAGTTTCCGGGGATAATCTGCCGCTTCGATGAGCCAAAAGTTGCCCTCCTTGTGTTTAGCTCGGGTAAACTCGTGGTAACTGGGGCAAAGAGCGTTGAAGACATTCAGGCAGCGGTTTCAAAGCTTGTTGAAATGCTCTCAAAGATCGGGACTAAGTTCACCAGAGCGCCGGAGATAGATATCCAAAATATGGTGTTTAGCGGCGATCTTAAGATGGAGTTTAATCTCGATGCTGTCGCTCTTGTGTTGCCAAATTGTGAGTATGAACCTGAGCAGTTCCCCGGTGTTATCTATCGTGTTAAGGATCCAAAGGCTGTTATCCTCCTCTTTAGCTCCGGAAAAATCGTGTGCAGTGGGGCAAAGAGTGAACACGATGCCTGGGAAGCTGTTAAAAAGCTCCTTCACGAGCTTGAAAAATACGGCCTCATTGAAGAGGAGGCTTAA
- a CDS encoding DUF4932 domain-containing protein: protein MKLSKAGLIMIILIVVGTFPEGYSQTENKASIIVEINPNLELFAAVYILAFNGSDSFIIAPEDYVNDVLTYFAPYKEHEAVEYIRKILDKSYPYYHRDSVIMDLSTRLVALDYLPNETNLGDLKPLAEFAKESNFMEFYKAHEKEYYSYVLNITQYLKILPKMHEKFFGYTYHEYRVELSYSLRIHPHSKFQEEKIYSIGYVYSRGYNKDVIFRELITIFHEFTHPFVNAFLGKTYGLFEDKNYYLHELKNRLPTLTAHDPEHFGSFERYLNELLTESIAEYIALKSGIPQDLVTFRTLQMATVLYPIQDFLGEYEIFEKIRKENETLFEHAPTMAEHMGKWATPENISKYFKMKTPITVVEAEERIYYVGRVIIVYGTRIRIRVE, encoded by the coding sequence GTGAAGTTGTCTAAGGCGGGATTGATAATGATTATTCTGATTGTAGTTGGAACATTTCCTGAAGGATACTCACAAACTGAGAATAAAGCTAGTATTATAGTTGAGATCAACCCAAATCTTGAATTGTTTGCAGCAGTTTACATTCTGGCCTTCAATGGGAGTGATTCGTTTATAATAGCACCCGAAGATTATGTTAACGATGTCTTGACGTACTTTGCCCCTTACAAAGAGCATGAGGCGGTCGAATACATTAGGAAAATTCTCGATAAGTCTTACCCGTATTACCACCGTGATAGTGTGATAATGGATTTAAGCACTAGACTAGTGGCTTTAGATTACCTGCCAAATGAGACTAATCTTGGCGATTTAAAGCCCCTGGCAGAGTTTGCCAAAGAGAGCAACTTCATGGAGTTTTACAAAGCTCACGAAAAAGAGTACTACAGCTATGTCCTTAACATCACACAATACTTAAAAATCCTTCCGAAAATGCACGAAAAGTTCTTTGGGTACACATATCACGAATATCGGGTTGAACTATCATACTCTCTCCGGATACATCCACACTCAAAATTTCAAGAGGAAAAAATTTACAGCATTGGATATGTGTATTCAAGAGGATATAATAAGGATGTAATATTTCGGGAGCTTATTACGATCTTTCACGAGTTTACTCATCCTTTCGTCAATGCCTTTTTGGGAAAAACTTATGGACTTTTTGAGGATAAGAACTACTACTTACATGAACTGAAAAACCGATTGCCCACGCTTACAGCTCATGATCCAGAGCATTTTGGATCATTTGAGAGATACCTTAACGAGCTTTTAACTGAAAGCATTGCCGAGTACATTGCTCTAAAGAGTGGAATTCCACAGGATCTTGTTACATTCAGAACACTCCAAATGGCTACTGTACTATACCCTATTCAAGATTTTCTTGGAGAATACGAAATCTTTGAAAAGATTAGGAAGGAAAATGAGACCCTATTTGAGCATGCTCCTACTATGGCTGAGCACATGGGCAAGTGGGCAACTCCCGAAAACATCAGTAAATACTTTAAAATGAAAACGCCTATTACAGTTGTTGAAGCAGAGGAGAGAATATATTATGTTGGAAGGGTTATTATTGTTTATGGTACCAGAATCCGGATAAGAGTGGAGTAG
- a CDS encoding M42 family metallopeptidase: MIVEELKEITQLPGISGYEGRIREKVIEWIKDYADYKVDTIGNLIVELGEGEEKAIFMAHMDEIGLLITGITNDGKLKFRKIGGIDDRLLLGRHVRVITEKGELDGVIGVTPVHLNLERKFDTIPWHSLEIDIGAESKEEAEEMGVKVLDFAVFKKHFSILNNKYIATRSLDDRFGVVALIEAIKDLVDHDLDGKYIFAFTVQEEIGLKGAKFLANKYSPKYAIAVDSFACCSFLTGDVRLGKGAVIRAVDNSAIYTPSLARRALEIAKKNNIPIQIGVTGGGTDASVFEAKSQTLALSVPIKYLHSETEMLHLDDLKALIKLIEALVFELE, encoded by the coding sequence ATGATTGTGGAAGAGCTTAAAGAGATAACTCAACTTCCCGGCATTTCGGGATATGAGGGCAGGATAAGGGAGAAGGTTATCGAATGGATAAAGGATTACGCTGACTACAAGGTTGATACAATTGGAAACCTTATTGTAGAGCTTGGAGAAGGGGAAGAAAAGGCCATTTTCATGGCACACATGGACGAAATTGGACTCCTGATAACAGGAATAACCAATGATGGAAAGCTAAAGTTCAGAAAAATTGGAGGAATAGATGATAGGCTTCTTTTGGGAAGGCATGTAAGAGTAATAACCGAGAAGGGGGAGCTGGACGGAGTTATAGGTGTAACGCCAGTTCACCTCAACCTTGAAAGGAAGTTCGACACCATTCCTTGGCACAGTCTCGAAATAGACATTGGAGCGGAATCAAAGGAAGAAGCCGAAGAAATGGGAGTAAAGGTTTTGGACTTTGCAGTATTTAAAAAGCACTTCAGCATCTTAAACAACAAATACATCGCTACACGTTCCTTAGACGACAGGTTTGGTGTTGTTGCTTTGATTGAGGCCATAAAAGACCTTGTTGATCATGATCTGGATGGAAAATACATCTTTGCCTTTACGGTTCAAGAAGAGATAGGGCTTAAGGGGGCCAAGTTTTTGGCAAACAAATATTCACCAAAGTACGCCATAGCTGTAGATTCGTTTGCATGCTGCTCTTTCCTTACTGGAGACGTGAGGCTCGGAAAAGGTGCTGTAATAAGGGCTGTTGACAATTCAGCAATCTACACCCCATCTCTGGCACGGAGAGCCCTTGAAATAGCAAAAAAGAACAACATTCCAATACAGATCGGAGTTACCGGGGGAGGAACTGATGCATCGGTTTTTGAAGCCAAAAGCCAGACTTTGGCTCTAAGTGTTCCCATAAAATACCTCCACAGCGAAACGGAAATGCTCCACTTAGATGACCTCAAAGCCCTGATAAAGCTAATAGAAGCACTAGTGTTTGAACTTGAATAA